A section of the Delphinus delphis chromosome 1, mDelDel1.2, whole genome shotgun sequence genome encodes:
- the LACTBL1 gene encoding putative beta-lactamase-like 1, whose amino-acid sequence MTGCFLWQYYLPKLKTGSLGPEVTSAPVRMCPQHPEPVPLAHPLPVLKEALKKVDRILRQALSAPGLAAMSAVVIHNDTVLWTGNFGRKNGSDPASGPPNEYTMYRISSISKIFPVLMLYRLWEEGVVASLDDPLERYASTFTINNPLGMASAPEQKSLMDGLQEVGPAPRPSPVTLRRMASQLSGLPRRLRSTSLLWRGSTQEALNLLKDDVLVADPGTRCHYSTLAFSLLAHVLAAHTSQGDYQHWILENVLEPLGMEDTGFDLTPPVRARLAAGFYGSGRPAPLYDLGWYRPSGQMYSTTSDLAKLAMVLLGSRPQRLLRPDAAKTLLAPLLACPGAYFANETGTPWEFHAQRGYRVVRKDGDLDGYAATFSLVPPLRLSLVLLLAGPRPPGPDLVAQVYDVLLPAMESALREAALSPAPPPSARPFTGYFTFANLTFYEVRAGPTGELRLRQFGPRVEALVPPAFRTLALRHLRGRVFQLYVAREFPCALPLGDSWLSLEAQHGQLVNFYPLDHHGLSPGFDVPGLNTYRVMRLSHKPVFKTQ is encoded by the exons ATGACTGGCTGCTTCCTGTGGCAGTATTACCTCCCCAAGCTGAAGACCG GTTCCTTGGGACCAGAGGTGACTTCTGCCCCCGTGAGGATGTGTCCCCAGCACCCTGAGCCTGTGCCCCTGGCCCACCCCCTCCCCGTGTTGAAGGAGGCCCTGAAAAAG GTGGACAGGATCCTGCGGCAGGCACTGTCTGCCCCAGGCCTGGCTGCTATGTCTGCAGTTGTCATCCACAACGACACTGTGCTCTGGACCGGGAACTTCGGGAGGAAGAATGGTTCAGACCCGGCTTCTGGGCCCCCCAATGAGTACACCATGTACCG GATCTCCAGCATCTCCAAGATCTTTCCCGTGCTGATGCTCTATCGTCTGTGGGAGGAGGGCGTCGTGGCCTCTCTAGATGACCCTCTGGAGCGGTACGCCAGCACCTTCACCATTAACAACCCACTGGGCATGGCATCAGCGCCTGAACAAAAGAGCCTGATGGATGGTCTGCAGGAGGTGGGCCCAGCCCCAAGGCCTTCACCTGTCACCCTCCGAAGGATGGCCAGCCAGCTCTCAG GGCTGCCCCGAAGGCTCCGTTCCACTTCGCTGCTGTGGAGGGGCAGCACCCAGGAGGCCCTGAACCTGCTCAAGGATGATGTGCTGGTGGCAGACCCAGGAACCAG ATGCCATTACAGCACGCTGGCCTTCTCGCTTCTGGCCCATGTCCTGGCAGCCCACACCTCCCAGGGTGACTACCAGCACTGGATCTTGGAGAACGTGCTGGAACCGCTGGGGATGGAAGACACAGGCTTCGATCTGACACCTCCTGTGCGTGCCCGCTTGGCAGCTGGCTTTTATGGCAGTGGGCGGCCGGCGCCGCTGTACGATCTCGGCTGGTACCGCCCGTCGGGCCAGATGTACTCCACCACCTCTGACCTGGCCAAGCTGGCCATGGTGCTCCTGGGCAGCAGGCCCCAGCGGCTTCTGCGGCCAGACGCGGCTAAGACGCTACTGGCGCCGCTGCTGGCCTGCCCGGGCGCCTACTTCGCCAACGAGACTGGCACACCGTGGGAGTTCCATGCGCAGCGGGGCTACCGCGTGGTGCGCAAGGACGGTGACCTGGACGGCTACGCCGCCACCTTCTCCCTGGTGCCGCCGCTGCGCCTGAGCCTCGTGCTGCTCCTGGCCGGGCCGAGGCCGCCAGGGCCTGACCTCGTGGCTCAGGTCTACGATGTGCTTCTGCCGGCTATGGAGAGTGCCCTTCGTGAGGCCGCGCTCAGCCCGGCTCCGCCGCCCAGCGCACGACCCTTCACTGGCTACTTCACTTTTGCCAATTTGACTTTCTACGAAGTGCGCGCCGGGCCGACGGGCGAGCTGCGCCTGCGCCAGTTCGGGCCCCGCGTGGAGGCGCTGGTGCCCCCTGCGTTCCGCACGTTGGCGCTCCGCCACCTGCGCGGCCGCGTCTTCCAGCTGTATGTGGCCCGCGAGTTTCCGTGCGCACTGCCGCTGGGTGACTCCTGGCTGTCCCTCGAGGCCCAGCACGGGCAGCTCGTCAACTTTTATCCCCTGGACCACCACGGGCTTTCCCCCGGCTTCGACGTGCCAGGCCTCAACACGTACCGGGTGATGCGGCTGTCTCACAAGCCAGTATTCAAGACCCAGTGA
- the TEX46 gene encoding testis-expressed protein 46, giving the protein MLGELMSLFRNLHGTFASSGTIGALMAWLISYKPALFGFLLLLLLLSNWLVKYELKPTPPEPQQDKILERLMFSEMKLKVLENQMCIVWNRMTHHKRSSRRWTFPAGKHRMRRRESMFSIISDCTSNPP; this is encoded by the exons ATGCTGGGGGAGCTAATGTCTCTTTTTAGGAATCTCCATGGGACATTTGCTTCCTCAGGCACCATAGGAGCACTGATGGCTTGGCTGATCAGCTATAAGCCAGCCTTGTTTGGGTTCCTATTACTTCTGCTGTTGCTTAGCAACTGGCTGGTCAAGTACGAACTCAAGCCCACGCCCCCAgagccccagcag GACAAGATCCTTGAACGGCTTATGTTCAGTGAAATGAAGCTGAAGGTCTTAGAAAATCAGATGTGCATTGTATGGAATAGAATGACTCACCACAAGCGGTCAAGCCGACGGTGGACTTTTCCAGCGGGGAAACACAGAATGAGGAGACGGGAATCTATGTTCTCCATCATCTCTGACTGCACTTCCAATCCCCCCTAA